The Candidatus Methylomirabilis tolerans genomic sequence TCACCAAGTCTTGCTCCGCTCCGTGCTGGACTTCTGCCGTTTGCCTACGGATCAACACTCCTTATTTGTTGCCAGAATTATGCTCCAGAAAAACTTCGATAGCTGAAACCACTTCTTCTGCACGCCTATCCAGCGAGTAGGCTGGAACCGCTCGGCGGTGCGCCGCTAAAGCGATACGATTACGCTCATCGATACGTGGTAAAAAATAGAGGATCTCTTCCGCTAGTTCCTCTGGCGTATCAAACATAGGCACCTCGGCGCTTTCGTCATACAGGATTCGCGCATACCCGGTACGGTGGTGGATGAAAAAGCAATGTGCTGCCGCAAGTTCGTAGGTCCGTGTTGTATCTTCGTCGCCGGGTTGTCGTGTCCCGTTAATGACAACCTCACGGGTCACGGGGGCTAAGCAAATACGACCGCCGCGCAGCCACTCAATATAAGCGCGTCCCTGGAGTTCGCCCGCAAATACCCAGTCAGAGGGAAAATCCTCCCGGTGTGCCATCCAACCATTACCACCGATTCCAACTGAAATGCCACGACCGGCAAGCAACTTCCCCAGGGCTTTCATAAGCCCCCCATATTCAGGTCGCCAGGTGGCTACCAAGACAACATCGAAACGCGGCGCAGTTGGCAGATCGCGTACTAAGTGAATAGCAGGGTCATAACCTTGCGGCACAAAGACACAGGAATTGTTGTAACCATAAACACTTCGCCACAATTCCGGATGAAAACTTTTGGTTGAAATCACGAGGTCATAAGCACCTATAGCCTTTTTGTGAACGGCCCCGTGGGCATGCGGTGAAAAATCTGGATAGACATTAACCACATGGCAGCCCATCTTCTGAAGTTGGCACACGAAACTAGCTTCAATCGGAAAACCTTTGTACATCATTACTACGTCCGGTTTTAAGGCTTCGGCACGAATTAGAATCTGTCGGTAGAGCTCTTGACGGTAAGCCAAATGCAAAATCCGATTTACTGCCCGAAGCCAACGAGCTCGCGGCCTAGGCGCAAATGCCTCCTCGGCGACCTCATCAAGCTCCACTTTAGAGTAGCGCACCAACGCCTCCCTGAGACTGCGAGCACAGGAGCCGAACCAGGATTCGCCAACGTAAAGGATTTTCAAAATATTGTAACTATACTCTGACTCGGCGAGTACTTTTCTGAAAAAACGAAATGAGCTTTCCCAACAAGATCACCATTAAAAGCAGCGAAATCGATCCAGCAAATTCATAAACAGGCCATCCCTCATCAAGTCGCAATGCCTTATATGCGGCCCCAGACAGTAAAAGAAGCTGGGCGAACGAACTACCAAAACGAATCACCACGGAAAGAGAAACAGCATATAGCGCCCCTAGCATCATAGAATAAATGAGCACACCCCACAGACCAGCGCCCAGATACAAGGCCGAAAAAAACCCCGCAGCGGTCGCAGTATAATCACCCATTCCCCGGCCATAAACCAGATCACTGAAATCACTCCCAGGGCGAAATTGTGGTTTCTCAACCCATAGAACACGGGGTATAAAGATCTGGTAAGCATGATCGGGGGAAAACTCCTTAACGTGGCCACGGTGCTCAACTATTGCGAACGACCATCCGTTCACCTCAAGCAAGTTTTTCCGCGAAAGTGAATTTTCAACGGCAGTCGCCCAAAGGTTATTATCCAATCGAAATGCATCCACAGTTATATCAAATACCTGAACCGCAGAGCGACCTTGTCCTTCAATCCAATTAATATCGCGTTGTATACTCACAAATACTGTCATGAAGGCAAATACAGCTGCCATCAGCAAACCAACAAAAGTGCGCGTCCACGCCCCTTTAGCTACAACAAAAACCCCAATGGCAACCGGTAACACTGAAAAAATAATGTTCTCTTTCATCCCCGTTCCGAGAGCACCATAAATTAGGGGAAAACTAAGAAGTAAAGGCAAGAGAACGCAGCGTCGCCAAGTTCGACCCTGAGAAGAACCCAAAGAGATAAGCAAAATACTGAGCATAGCCATAATAAAAAAGACATATAGAATTGAGCCCAGGAATGCAAGGTCGAATTCAAGTATTCGAATGGAAAAAACAACGCTTACACCAATCGCGTAGCCAATTATAAGAATGGAACGATCATATCGCCAGCTTTTAATGATTACGATCGAATGCTCATGTCCGCGCAATGCCAGCCACGTGCCCACCAATATTAATGCACCAGCAACGAAAGTAAATTCTCCATAAGCAATAAACAGAAGCGGTTCGTCAGCATATATCGGCCATCTTTCAATTCGATTCCCGAAAAATAGAACATCCAGAAACGACGACACCCTGAAGCACGCTGATGTAAGCAAGAACAATGCTCCAAAAGACAAGAAACGGTAATTTCCCCAGTCGATCCTGCGCCAGAGCATGAAGAAACAAAGCGCCCCCCACAACGAGAGAAATAACAAAAAAATATCGAGCACAACTTCTTCTCTAAATACCAGGGCTAATACTGCACCCGCTGAATACAATAATCCGACTTGAAATATAGCAACGATGGCCCCCCCCTGCCTGCGAGAAAGATTATGTGATTTTGCGCTAGCTGCTACATCTTCCCCGACTGGGCGCTTGTTGCCGCGAGTCAATCCCAAAGTTAGTTGAACTTCGCGAAGCGGTCTCCCGGTCATGAGGTTACGCCACGTGCATCTCAGCCATTCGCATCGCGCCACCGAGTTCCGCCTGCAGCGCCTGACGCAGCACAGGGAGTGCCCGGAAGCCCTTGATCCGCCGCAAGCGGGGCTCAAGATCCAGGAGCGCCGCGGCCAGCCAGCGCTGCTTCTGATCGGAGGTGCGCCACCGATCGACCTTGTCGGTCCGCTGCCCCAGGAGCGCATTGAGCGATTCGAGACAGTTGGTGGTCTTCAAGCTGATTCCGAGCGCCCCGAACACGCCGAGGCGGTGCAGGGTCAGCGTCTCCTCGAACCCCTCATCGAGGCTCTTGACGGCCGATTCATTGACCAGCCGCAGTTCCTGCCGGACCCGGAGGAGCGCAGCCTTCGCCTCGGGGTAGTGTGGCTGCTCATAGGCCGCTTGGAGCTTCCGGCGAACGCTCGCCCGCTGACGCTTCGGCAGGTACGCGAGGACATTCTCCCGCTTATGCCATTGACAGCGCTGGACGGCGGCGGCGTCCCCGAAGACCGTCTGGATGGCCTTGCGGAGCCCCTTCGCGCCATCGATGACGCAGAGCAGGCCCTGCTCGACTCGCAGTCCCCGCTCGACCAATTCCCGCAGGAAGGCGGCACAGACGGTCTCGTTCTCGGTCGCGGTCTGGACAAAGCCGAGGAGCACCTTCTCCCCCGTCAGGGTGATCCCCAGGGCAATCACCATACTGTCCTCGGCGAAGGTCTTCCCATCCAGGATCAGCGCCACGACGTCGTAGCGGTCCAGTCGCCGCTCTTGCAAGGCTTGGAGCTGCTTGGCGCTCGCGCGGATGAAGCGGCGGGAGATCGACGAGGGGCTCAACCCGAAGGCCTCCGGGACGGCCTCCGCACACGCTTCGTAGTCCCGACAACTCAGGCCGACGA encodes the following:
- a CDS encoding glycosyltransferase, with the translated sequence MRYSKVELDEVAEEAFAPRPRARWLRAVNRILHLAYRQELYRQILIRAEALKPDVVMMYKGFPIEASFVCQLQKMGCHVVNVYPDFSPHAHGAVHKKAIGAYDLVISTKSFHPELWRSVYGYNNSCVFVPQGYDPAIHLVRDLPTAPRFDVVLVATWRPEYGGLMKALGKLLAGRGISVGIGGNGWMAHREDFPSDWVFAGELQGRAYIEWLRGGRICLAPVTREVVINGTRQPGDEDTTRTYELAAAHCFFIHHRTGYARILYDESAEVPMFDTPEELAEEILYFLPRIDERNRIALAAHRRAVPAYSLDRRAEEVVSAIEVFLEHNSGNK
- a CDS encoding transposase, with product MKRVFRIQGKGKMKDVGLRELDTVPEADRLDARVALIQALIPVGLEAVAEELQAEVLRLAGPKHKRTGGVPGAVRWGHQRGSIYLADQKLPITYQRVRDLPRNRELPLPTYQRFQQPRAADLGLFRKVLVGLSCRDYEACAEAVPEAFGLSPSSISRRFIRASAKQLQALQERRLDRYDVVALILDGKTFAEDSMVIALGITLTGEKVLLGFVQTATENETVCAAFLRELVERGLRVEQGLLCVIDGAKGLRKAIQTVFGDAAAVQRCQWHKRENVLAYLPKRQRASVRRKLQAAYEQPHYPEAKAALLRVRQELRLVNESAVKSLDEGFEETLTLHRLGVFGALGISLKTTNCLESLNALLGQRTDKVDRWRTSDQKQRWLAAALLDLEPRLRRIKGFRALPVLRQALQAELGGAMRMAEMHVA